DNA sequence from the Parasphaerochaeta coccoides DSM 17374 genome:
TCTTTCTTTTCCTACGACTCCGGAAGCAGGCATGTCAGCGTGCTATGCGCACGTCCACGCCCATCTCCCTGATGTCGCGTATGGTTTCTTCCGGCATTCCGGAATCCGTGATAAGTATGTCCACATCCGTCAACGGGAGGATGCGCACGAAGCCTTTGTTGCCCAGCTTGGAGGAATCCACTGTCAGGATACGGCGTCCCGCCTGGGAACACATGCGCCGCAGGATATCGGCGTTTTCCACCAAGGCAGTGGTCAGACCGTACTCAAGGGTCAGGCCGTCGGTTCCGAAGAATGCGGTGGAGACATGGTAATCCTCTATCTGCTTGACAGCGGAAGGCCCGACCAGAGCCTCAGCCTGCGGCCTGAACTCCCCGCCGACCAATGTCAGAGAGATGTTTCCGTTGACCCTGACGTAGGGCAGCACCAAGGTTGAGTTCGTGACGATTTGTATGTCGCGTTTTCCGAATAGATAGCGGGCGATCAGGGCGCAGGTCGTACCGTTTGAAATCATGATGGAATCTCCATCAGACACAAAGGTCGCGGCAAGACGGGCGATTGCTTCCTTTTCAGCGGTATTCCTGCCCTGCTTTTCCATGAGCTGAGGATGGAAGGCCGGGATAGCTGTGCCACGGGAGCGAATCACCATGCCTTTGAGCTCAAGGGACTTGAGATCCGCCCTGATGGTGACGGCGGATACGCCGAGCAGTTCGCTCAGGCGGGCAACGGAATGTTCTTCGCCATCCTGTAATAACGCAAGTATCTGTCCTTCCCGTTTGTCCAATCCGACCATCCTATGGGTCTCCTTGCATTTTCCTTTCAAAACACTTTCGATACTATTACTTTTTGCTTTCAAATACAAGAGGGAAAAGATGTGGAACTGCTTTTCATCCAGTTTATCTACAGAAATTTTCCACCTGAGTTTTGGGGTTGAATTTTCCACTTCTCGTGTCAACCACATATTCAATACGGGATTTCGGAAAGTCTCGATGCCCAGAAAGTTTTTTCCCGTTAAATGAGGTTTTCCACATATTCTTTTCTGCTGATTATCATATATGACTCCGAAAATCCGTGCTTTTGCACACTTTTCGGAGTCATTCCATATGGAAGACTTCCTCCAGAGGGATGGACACCGGGGAATTATCCGGGTTCACCTCCATCAAATCCGCCATGTAGTCCCACCACCTGCGGACAATGGGGTCGGTTCCAAGATCCTGGCTTCCCCCATCTCCCTTGAGCTTCTGGAAAGCAAAAAGTGTCAAAGATTCCCGGTGAAGGAAAATGGAATAATCATAGACGCTCGTACTGAGCAGTTCCTTTAGTTCAGGCCAAATGGCATTGTGTCTGCGGGTATACTCCGCCTCACATCCCGGCTTGAGCTTCATTATGAACGCTGCGCGCTTTTCCATCATTCCCCCTTTCCGTGTTCTACCTCATGTCCATGAGTGGCGGAAACCATGGATTTCTGCTGCATGCGCAACTTGCGGTTCTGCTTGTACACATCAAGCAGCCTGGGCAGAAGGACAGCAACAATCAAAAGACCGCCGGTGACGATAGACATGACCGTACTGGACAGCTTGAGCAGTCCCATGCCGAACTTGAGATATCCGACAAGGAAGGCGGCAATCACCACGCCACCCATGTTGCCCTTGCCACCGTTGATGGAGACTCCGCCAAGGACGACCAAAGTGATGACCTCCATGTCATAACCCGTGGCTATGTTGGAACGGGCGCTCAGGATGCGGGAAAGCAGCAATATGCTGGCTATTCCTGTAAAGAAACCCATCAACATGTAGTTGATCACACGTGCCTTCTGCACATTGATGCCAGAGAAACGCGCCGCTTCCTGACTGTTCCCGATTGCATACAGATTCCAACCGAACATCGTCCTGTGAAGAATAAAACCCATGATCAGCGCAAGCACAAGGTACAGCACAAGCTGGAACGGGATGACCGTACCGGGGATATACCCTTGCCCGAAGTACCCGAATCCCTCCGGATACCGTGTGAAGGCATGTTCGGTCATGATGGCCTTCGCTATGCCGCGGTAGATGGCCTGGGTCGCCAAGGTGACGGCTATGGCCGGCATCCGGAATCCTGTAATCAGAAGACCATTGATTAGCCCCGCGACCGTCCCTGTGGCAAGCCCAACCACGATGATCTGGACTGTCGAGCCTCCGGCATCGGCAACCATGCCCATCAAGAACCCGCAC
Encoded proteins:
- a CDS encoding DeoR/GlpR family DNA-binding transcription regulator, with the protein product MVGLDKREGQILALLQDGEEHSVARLSELLGVSAVTIRADLKSLELKGMVIRSRGTAIPAFHPQLMEKQGRNTAEKEAIARLAATFVSDGDSIMISNGTTCALIARYLFGKRDIQIVTNSTLVLPYVRVNGNISLTLVGGEFRPQAEALVGPSAVKQIEDYHVSTAFFGTDGLTLEYGLTTALVENADILRRMCSQAGRRILTVDSSKLGNKGFVRILPLTDVDILITDSGMPEETIRDIREMGVDVRIAR
- the rhaM gene encoding L-rhamnose mutarotase — encoded protein: MEKRAAFIMKLKPGCEAEYTRRHNAIWPELKELLSTSVYDYSIFLHRESLTLFAFQKLKGDGGSQDLGTDPIVRRWWDYMADLMEVNPDNSPVSIPLEEVFHME
- a CDS encoding ABC transporter permease codes for the protein MSTNEKELVARSRLVDESGLKEQLIRIFTQWEVLLGIIFILMVLFFTGRTPYFLDWFNLMNASFQFSEKAIMALPMVFIIMCGDIDISVASIIALCGFLMGMVADAGGSTVQIIVVGLATGTVAGLINGLLITGFRMPAIAVTLATQAIYRGIAKAIMTEHAFTRYPEGFGYFGQGYIPGTVIPFQLVLYLVLALIMGFILHRTMFGWNLYAIGNSQEAARFSGINVQKARVINYMLMGFFTGIASILLLSRILSARSNIATGYDMEVITLVVLGGVSINGGKGNMGGVVIAAFLVGYLKFGMGLLKLSSTVMSIVTGGLLIVAVLLPRLLDVYKQNRKLRMQQKSMVSATHGHEVEHGKGE